In Paenibacillus stellifer, the DNA window TATTGCCGAAACCGCTGAGCAGACCGCCGCGTTCGAAGACCGTCTTGAAGTTGTCAAAGTTCAGGAAGCTGTTGGGAAGCGCCATCGAGTTGCTGTTGTTGAACTCGTCCGTCGATTTAAAAGCGTTAATGACAACAACGTAGGGTGGAAAGAGGACGACGAATGCTCCGAACAGGAGTGTCAAATATTTCAGAAGATTGATTGGTTTCAACATGGAATCCCGCATTATTTGTCGCCTCCTCTGTTAAGAACAAGCTGCTGAAATCCAAGTACGAGAACAACGAACATCAGCAGGATGATACTCATCGCCGAGGCGAGACCGTAATTATTATAAGCAAAAGCGGTATCGATGACGCGCATAACATACGTCTGGCTCGCTCCCGCCGGACCGCCTTTGGTCAGGACGAACGGAAGGTCGAAGACTTCGAGCGCACCGGTTACGGTGAGGAACAGGTTAAGCTGAATAACCGGCTTCATGTTAGGCAGCGTAATTCTCCACAGCGTCTGCATGGAATTGGCGCCGTCGATCGTGGCCGCTTCGTAAATATCCTTTGGAATGGCCTGAAGAGAGGCGATATAAATGACCATGTTGTAGCCCATGAAGCGCCATAAGCCGGTGGAGGCCAGTGAATAGTTGACCAGGCCCTCTCGGCCAAGCCAGCTTGTTTCACTTAAGTGCGTAAGCCCCAAATTGCTGAGCAGAAGATTCAGCGATCCGTTAGTCGTATCGAACACGAAGCCGAACATGAAAGCAACCGCGACACCGTTCATGATGTAAGGCAGGAACAGGAGGATGCGGAAGAAATACTTCCCTTTCAGCTTACTGTTCAATACGATAGCGAAGTAGATCGCTACAATATTTTGGACAATGCCCATTACGAAATAGGCAAAGTTATGTTCGAAGACTTTGAATATATCCGAGTTCGCAAATACTTCGCGGTAGTTGGCCAGACCGACCCAGGGTTTCTCGGGGCTGTATCCGTCCCAGTTGGTGAAGCTGTAATAGATCAGTTTGATTGCCGGGTAATACGTAAATGTAGCCAGGAGAAGCAGGGGGATAAAGAGAAACGAGCAAATGATCAGTATTTTCTGTTTATTATAAGTCATGGTTCCAAACACTCCGTCTACCTTCTTTCTTGTGAGAGGCTTCCGTTACGGCAAAATGGATTATCCGGGGGTAGCGATAATCCATTTTGCGACGAACGGTTACGAGCTAATTACAACCTGAGCGGCAAATCCCGCCCGATTATTGTCCAAGAACCTGCTTTTTGGCTTTAGCCCAAGCAGTATTCCACTTGTCAAATACAGATTGCGGATCTTTGGCAAGCACGTATTCCTGAATAATAGCCGGAATATCGATTTGTGCCTTGTTTTGAATATCCATAACCTGGGCGTTATCCGGAGTACCTTCCTGCATTTCTACGCCTGTTGCCTGGAATTCCTTCAGCTGTGCCAGGGAAGATTCCTTGTCCTTCAGCGGAGAAATGAAGCCCGCGAAATCTTCAAAGCCGGAATCGGTCAGCATCCATTTCAGGAAAGCCTTGGTTGCTTCAAGATTCTTGCTGTCTTTGTTGATAGCATAGAAGTAGTCAGGAGAGAGAGCGGCTTTCAACTTACCGGAGTTGTCGATCGGAAGCGGGAAGAATCCGATGTCTTCGGATGCTGCGCCAGCGCCGATAACCTGGTTGATTACCCAGTTGCCCAGGAAGTACATAGCGAACTTGCCAGATGCGATGTCCTTCTTGGATTGCTCCCAGTTGGTGGAGTTGATGTCTTTCTCCAGATATCCTTTTTCGTTCAGTTCACGAAGCAGGCTGAACGCTTTGCCGTAGCCGTTATCCGCAGTGAACGGTGTATCGGTATTCAGCTTGGTGTTCGGGAAGTCCGGGTTGTTCTCGATCAGACGCGGCACGTCATATACCCAGTTGTTCAGCGGCCACTTGTCCTTGAAGTTGGAAGCCAGCGGGATAATGCCTTTCTGCTTCAGCTTGTCGCAGGCTGCGAGGAATTCATCCCATGTCTTTGGTACTTCGGTAATTCCGGCTGCTGCGAATGCCTTCTTGTTGTAGACAATACCGGAAGTGGAGTTGCCGGAGGTGATGCCGTACAGCTTGCCGTCAAAGGACTTGAAATCTTTGAACGTAATCTGGTCGTTCATTCCCATGTCGTCCAGCGGTGCGAAGTATTTCGGAAGGTCGGAGTTCGGGATCGTCGGAATGAACATCAGGTCCGGAAGCTCGCCGCTCGCCATTCTGACCTTCATCTGCTGGTTATAGTCAGTTTGGGAACCTTCGAATTCAACTTTGATGTTCGGATACTTCTCGTTGAAGCGCTTTACATATTCGTCGTATTCTTTGCCGATCATGTCCGTCCGGTTCGTCAGGAAGGTAACGGTTCCTTTGATGTCGGAGCCGTCTCCCGCAGGCTTGGCCGAAGCGGAAGCGCTGTCAGTTGCCGCTGCACTTGCCG includes these proteins:
- a CDS encoding carbohydrate ABC transporter permease, producing MTYNKQKILIICSFLFIPLLLLATFTYYPAIKLIYYSFTNWDGYSPEKPWVGLANYREVFANSDIFKVFEHNFAYFVMGIVQNIVAIYFAIVLNSKLKGKYFFRILLFLPYIMNGVAVAFMFGFVFDTTNGSLNLLLSNLGLTHLSETSWLGREGLVNYSLASTGLWRFMGYNMVIYIASLQAIPKDIYEAATIDGANSMQTLWRITLPNMKPVIQLNLFLTVTGALEVFDLPFVLTKGGPAGASQTYVMRVIDTAFAYNNYGLASAMSIILLMFVVLVLGFQQLVLNRGGDK
- a CDS encoding ABC transporter substrate-binding protein, whose amino-acid sequence is MVLSACGSGNNNNNSSASATTPASAAATDSASASAKPAGDGSDIKGTVTFLTNRTDMIGKEYDEYVKRFNEKYPNIKVEFEGSQTDYNQQMKVRMASGELPDLMFIPTIPNSDLPKYFAPLDDMGMNDQITFKDFKSFDGKLYGITSGNSTSGIVYNKKAFAAAGITEVPKTWDEFLAACDKLKQKGIIPLASNFKDKWPLNNWVYDVPRLIENNPDFPNTKLNTDTPFTADNGYGKAFSLLRELNEKGYLEKDINSTNWEQSKKDIASGKFAMYFLGNWVINQVIGAGAASEDIGFFPLPIDNSGKLKAALSPDYFYAINKDSKNLEATKAFLKWMLTDSGFEDFAGFISPLKDKESSLAQLKEFQATGVEMQEGTPDNAQVMDIQNKAQIDIPAIIQEYVLAKDPQSVFDKWNTAWAKAKKQVLGQ